CTAAAAAAGGTCTTTAATTTAACACGATTTATCGATCCTGGCGTTTGCCACTTTAAAGGAGACGGGCACGTGTCCTGTCTCCTTTAACTTATTACCTTGGGATCTTTCTTTTACCTAATGCTTAATAAAAAGGTTTGACAGACACTTGACCCACCCTAAAGGAGGCAACTTCCGATGAATAAAAAGTCAATTAGAGATATAGATGTAAAAGGAAAGCGCGTATTTTGCCGTGTGGACTTTAACGTACCAATGAGTAACGGAGAAGTAACGGATGATACGCGTATTCGTGCTGCACTCCCTACAATTCAGCTCCTTATTGAAAAAGGGGCAAAAGTGATTCTTGCTAGTCACTTAGGTCGTCCTAAAGGCGAAGCAGTTGATGAACTAAGGTTAGACCCTGTAGCAAAGCGCCTAAGTGATTTACTCGGACAAACTGTTATTAAAACAGATACGGTTGTGGGAGAAGAACCACAAAAAGCCGTTTCACAATTAAACGACGGCGATGTTGTATTAATTGAGAATGTCCGTTTTGAAGCAGGCGAAGAGAAAAATGATGGAGATCTTGCGAAACAAATGGCAGAGCTTGCTGATGTTTATGTAAATGATGCATTCGGTGCTGCACACCGTGCCCACGCTTCTACAGAAGGGATTGCAAAGCACCTTCCAGCTGTAGCAGGCCTTTTGATGGAAAAGGAACTAGAGGTACTAGGGAAAGCAATGGCAAATCCAGAGCGTCCATTTACAGCGATCATCGGTGGGGCAAAAGTTAAGGATAAAATCGGTGTGATCGATAACCTTTTAGACAAGGTTGATAACCTAATCATCGGTGGTGGACTTGCCTACACATTCATCAAAGCTCAAGGACACGAAATTGGCGAATCCTTACTAGAAGAAGATAAAATTGATTTAGCGAAGCAGTTCATGGAGAAAGCTGAAAAGAAAGGTGTTAAATTCTATATGCCTATCGATGGTGTTATCGCTGATAAGTTTGGCGAGGATGCCAATACACAAGTCGTTGCAATCGATGCGATACCTTCAGATTGGCAAGCATTAGATATTGGTCCTAAAACACTCGAAACATACCGTGATGTTGTAAAAAGTTCCAAACTCGTCATTTGGAACGGACCTATGGGCGTCTTTGAAATGGAGAAATTCGCTCAAGGTACAAAAGGTGTGGCAGAAGCTTTAGCAGATGCGGATAATACGTATACTGTAATCGGTGGTGGTGACTCTGCAGCAGCTGTTGAAAAATTTGACTACGCAGATAAAATGGACCACATCTCAACAGGTGGCGGTGCTTCCCTAGAGTTCATCGAAGGTAAAGAACTCCCTGGTGTTGTGGCATTAAACGATAAATAACTTTTAGGAGGCATTTTCATGCGTAAACCTATTATTGCAGGAAACTGGAAAATGAACAAAACGAAAGCAGAGGCACTTGAGTTTCTGAATGAAGTGAAAGGACGGGTTCCTTCTAATGATAAAGTTGACTCTGTTATTTGCTCTCCTTTCCTCTTTCTTGATGCACTCGTTCAAGAAGCAAAAGGCACTGATGTAAAAGTTGGCGCTCAAAACATGTATTTTGAAGAAAATGGTGCATTCACTGGTGAAGTGAGCCCTGTAGCATTAAGTGATTTAGGTGTTCAATATGTTGTTATCGGTCACTCTGAGCGTCGTGAGTTGTTCGGCGAAACTGATGAAACTGTTAACCAAAAAGTACATGCAGCTTTTAAACATGGCTTAACACCAATCGTGTGTGTAGGAGAGACACTAGAAGAGCGCGAGTCTAACAAAACAAACGATGTGGTTACTAAACAAGTGAATGCAGGCTTGAAAGGATTGTCTGAAGATCAAGTTAAACAAACTGTCATTGCCTATGAGCCTATTTGGGCAATTGGTACAGGTAAAACAGCTTCATCAGAAGATGCTAACGACACGTGTGGTGTGATTCGTAAAGTTGTAGAAAGCACATTCTCACAAGAAGTAGCCGAAGCTGTTCGCATTCAATATGGAGGCAGCGTAAAACCTGCAAACATTAAAGAGCTTCTTGGCCAATCAGATATTGACGGCGCCCTTGTAGGAGGAGCGAGCCTCGAAGCCGAATCATTTTTACAACTTGTGGAGGCAGGAAATGAGTAAGCAACCTAAAGCATTAATCATTCTCGATGGATTTGCCCTTCGTGAAGAAACAGAAGGAAACGCTGTAGCCTTGGCTAATACGCCAAATTTCGATCGTTTCTGGAACAACTACCCTCATGCGACACTACAAGCAAGTGGTTTAGCAGTGGGGCTTCCAGAAGGTCAGATGGGGAACTCTGAAGTGGGGCACCTTAATATCGGAGCCGGAAGAGTTGTTTATCAAAGTTTAACGAGAGTGAATCTTGCAATTAAAGAAAAAGAATTTTTCCAAA
The DNA window shown above is from Salipaludibacillus agaradhaerens and carries:
- a CDS encoding phosphoglycerate kinase; amino-acid sequence: MNKKSIRDIDVKGKRVFCRVDFNVPMSNGEVTDDTRIRAALPTIQLLIEKGAKVILASHLGRPKGEAVDELRLDPVAKRLSDLLGQTVIKTDTVVGEEPQKAVSQLNDGDVVLIENVRFEAGEEKNDGDLAKQMAELADVYVNDAFGAAHRAHASTEGIAKHLPAVAGLLMEKELEVLGKAMANPERPFTAIIGGAKVKDKIGVIDNLLDKVDNLIIGGGLAYTFIKAQGHEIGESLLEEDKIDLAKQFMEKAEKKGVKFYMPIDGVIADKFGEDANTQVVAIDAIPSDWQALDIGPKTLETYRDVVKSSKLVIWNGPMGVFEMEKFAQGTKGVAEALADADNTYTVIGGGDSAAAVEKFDYADKMDHISTGGGASLEFIEGKELPGVVALNDK
- the tpiA gene encoding triose-phosphate isomerase, with protein sequence MRKPIIAGNWKMNKTKAEALEFLNEVKGRVPSNDKVDSVICSPFLFLDALVQEAKGTDVKVGAQNMYFEENGAFTGEVSPVALSDLGVQYVVIGHSERRELFGETDETVNQKVHAAFKHGLTPIVCVGETLEERESNKTNDVVTKQVNAGLKGLSEDQVKQTVIAYEPIWAIGTGKTASSEDANDTCGVIRKVVESTFSQEVAEAVRIQYGGSVKPANIKELLGQSDIDGALVGGASLEAESFLQLVEAGNE